In Alnus glutinosa chromosome 7, dhAlnGlut1.1, whole genome shotgun sequence, the sequence AACAGAGATTACTACTAGGTATATAGACCACCTATATTTTATGTATAATCCGACGTACTTAATTCATACCATTTctcaaatatatttaattatctttATCGTTAAGATTGCACACAAAGTTACGTGAACATGGTGTCCTAGACTTGTGCCGAAAGAGACATATCCGGCCACCATGCCAACGTACAGAAGTCTTTTGATCTCAATTACCTTTGATATATATAGTTCAACTTTGTTAGTATATTATTGTATATTAATCTCATACGTTAATTAATATATTCTCATATTTGTGACataatattttcataatatccTCAACATATATTATGGAAACATTCGATCGATCTCCACATATTATGGTAAGATTTGATACCATATTAGTTATTGCATGTCAATAtgattggaatattttgttattctatatatagttattgtatttcctttattttaagGCCGGCCTCTTCAACTAAAAATAGATCAGAAATATAAGTTTATTTTCTACAATTCTTTTAGTGTCTTTTTCTACAAACTTAATTTACTCGACCTTTGCTTAATTATGAGCATATATTTTAgggtgagagaaagaaaaagaacctaCCATGCAGATACCAGGTAGATGCCCTATGGATTAGGTTAATGACACCAAGAgcttcaacttcaaaacatgTGCAGGCGGCCACGTACGTTGAAATCAGACAAAATATTCTATGCACGTATGACGTATATCGTTCGTTTGTGGCGAAAAATAGTCCGGCCGCCTCGTAGTATACCTCCCACCTTAATTGAATATGTATACGAAAGTCATTAGTCATCTTCCAAGACATAGACATTTGACACCAGTTTGTAGAAAAAAAGTAGCAAAGTAGTAAATGGATTTGCCTCCCTTTCCCAAATACTGACACATGGAAATAACTCCAATCGTCCGTCTCTCTCAGCTCGCGGCTCTTCCGTCGAGCTAGATGACGACGGTCCCACAGCTCCATTGCCATATCTAAGACGATAAAAAATTTTCCGCATGGTTCCATTCAAAAGTCAATGATCGAGGATTTCTGGTACTGGAACTTACGTCGAACCCAACCGCAGGGTTCGCCTTGATACTCGCGTTTAAGCTAGGCTAGGCTCTCTATATATACCACTCCAAGTTCATAAGATTAGCACCACAATATATACCCAACCCATTCATCAACATCGATCAACTAGTCTCGATCCATACAATTCAGCAACATGCCTTAGATTTCTCTGCCACATACAAAGCAATGCAGTCAGAATGGAAAACCGGAACTGATTTATTTTAAGTCCTCAAGTACCATGAAGTTACAAGTCCTAGCAACACGTGTTATTGCATAGTGGCAAAGAAAGATAACGCAGCATACTGAGCATGGCACCACAGACATTAAAAGTGTCTCTGAACCTAATGAACGAGGCCTAGAACATGTCACATAAAACCTGCAAGTTGAGTACATAGAGAACTGTTATTTacccctaatatttttttattttgtttttctgggAGGGCCCAGGGAGTCAGGGACATTCAAAGCACTTGTTATGAGTTTTTGGCTGCAAATCTCTGAGGGTTTAGATGTGCGGTGATACCTGATATATGAATGAAATGAATGAATGTATCTCATAAGGTTTACAATTATACCCTgggtttgtttgacaaaattctCGTAAACAGTTTTCTCTTCTCAAATCTTGGAAACTCTTCTCAAATGTTAGTTATCCAAACGGAATTTTAGATGTAGCCCCTACCATTAAACacaaaattcttctaaaaacccaaaacaacttCTCACAAATCAGTGACTATTcgataaataaaacacaagacGTTTctcaaaaatagttaaatatatACAAGCCCATTTTTCATGCTTATATTTTCATGTGTGGACGTTCCTTAGCCGTCCGGCAGCCACTCGGTGGTTGCCAAGGCTATCCAACCGTCTAAGAGTCAAGCGGTGGTCGCCAAGGCCGTCCGACAGCCCCGTAAGGGCCATTTAGCGTCCCTGCAGTGGCCGCTAGATCACCAACGTGCAGCAGCATTATTAAACCATCGAAATTGTTGCATTGACCCAGTACAAGTTATTAAATTTAGTTGCCAGAGAAGTCCATTATGACGCTGTCCTCTACGGACCACATCATTTAcatgttttctttcttcctttctttctgtTAAACTTGTTGATCGATATGTGGCAATTTTCATGTTAGCTTAAAACAATCCCTTGAAACAAAGACATAttaaagtgtgtaaaaatgaaTTCCACACAAATATGACACATGGGATTGATTTGCAAGACTGAAATGAATTCCATACAAATTGAGTTTGACTGGTTTATAAACAATTGGGTCGCAAAAGTCAACCAAACCCAGTTCTCACTTTGTAAAAAGCCTGAAGAAAACAGTCGTCGTAGAGTGAGTACCTTGAAGGAGAGGGAATGGGGCGCGAAGGTCAACGCGTCACCGTTGGCTTCGGAGAAGCCACTGATGAAAGGGACAGTGGAGTCGAGAGCGACGACGTTGTGGGCGTGGGCGTCCACGACCTCCATCTCCTCTATTGCTTCTCTCAGTTCTGTGAAATCCATCTCTCTCTCGTTGGGTGTTGTCCGTTGTGGCCACGGCTATTTTATAGGTGTGTCCGAACATcgaattttaataatttctgtagcattttttatatttataataaataaatgctaaataTGCTAATTTATTagtaaattgtaaaaaaaaaatttttgagacgttttaaagtaAAGTTATCGATGGTTgaatacccttaagtgaagttatttatatttttaacatcTTATGATCATACATACACCAACATGTGTTAGAAGCTACAAAATAGTTAAAagtataacatttttcataaattataCAGAaataaattgcattttttttttaactgtaatttagtgaaaagaaaagaaaagaaaaaaaaggaaaatacacAATATTATATCTTACTCAAAAGCACTATTTGGAATCTAATTAATCCCATCTTCGAAGGATTTCTATCATTTCTAGAACTTCAACGTACAGTTGAATGGTCAATTCTTTGCATGTGAATGAACCGTCGGACGGACCTCATGATGAGTCCatagagaaattataaattactaaaaagtaaataaataaataatgggaTGGCTTTTGATCAACTCCAAATCAAATAAAGAATGCGACGGCTTTTGATCAATTCGACTTTTACGCCCAACAAAATATACTAAAAGGCAATTAAGATAAGCAGTGACGTTGTCTTTAATTCCtaggaaattttgtttttgaatacgTGATGAACATTATCAGATCCAAGACAGAGATGTGTGCCAAATGGGACTATGACTCTACCCCTTCAGATGAGTTTTGAACTACCTATtatttactataatttttttttacaatttgacGTTCCAgtaaacttattattattaatgagaaaataataaattagttgtttagttttatttgaatttaataatgggcttggcccttaATCGGTCATTTTAGTTAGTTTATGATGAATTAAGAAAACGGTTTTGTTCCTATGAAGTGTGactcatctcttctttcttggtgGTGAGACACTACTAAAGCCAATAAGACGCTGGTTTGTTCTATAATCTTCgttaatttggtgagactctGAATTAAcgttgatttatttttattttatgttctttggTTTTTCCTCCTGCATCACCTACAAACTAATATGATGGTGAATTTTAAGGTGGTTCGACCACTCCTATAATAAATTGTTGGAATGATTGAATTGGTCTATAACCATAAGAGTGGTCCAGCCATCTCATAATCAATGTAAACTAGACCATATAGCTAGCCAAGCCACCCCTAATCGTTTTGAGTATAATTTGGCCACCCCGCCATAATCAACGAGAGAGGGTGGTCGAACCAATCCAAAAGTCTTTTAGGGGTGGCGCAAAGGGCTCTAtggtagcatatatatatatatatatatatggcaaaaCCCACTGTTGTACGATGGGGGTGGGTGGTTCAAGGTGGCGAGGTCTAAAAATAGAAGTAATGAGTGTTGTTCTAActtaattatcaatttaattagttagtaaCAAACATGATAAATGTCGTATGGGGTACAATGTGACAATGGATAAGTGGAAAATGTTAACGTAGGCATTTAAACATCTGTTTCGATGGCTTTTTGTCTCCAACGTACCCTCTGTTATGCTTATGCCAGTAGGAGGGGGAAGCTGTAAGGATTAGTCGCAAAGTGCTCTGTTATATGAGACCTGAATATGATAGAATATGTTGAAATCTCTTGATATGGAACAGCTTTAATGACCATCAAACACAGCGTTTATGCAGCAAATGCAAATGAGATGTTTCTCTAGCAGTATTGAACATCACAAAATGCCATGGATCTTGTGATCCACGGCAgagttttctaatttttatttttatttttattaagggtatttttctcatttacaataatacattgcaaatttttagtAAAAATAGTGTTAATTTTAGTGAGCGTGTGTACTTTtccatttttaaaatcacaattggatcaaaatcaatagtaattttaaaagtcacgttaactttataatgaaaaattaaaatgagacaaaaaaattgttcataACATTACTCGAAATGAAAAATACTATGAAGGTGAATCCTAGTTATCTAAGAGCATTTACAATGGTTTATGAAATTCTATATAAAATGGTTaaccaatttctttttcttttttaaagaaaaaaaaaatctgtatcTCAGCTCCTTCTCTAAACTAAATGTATTTTACATTTAATGTACAATATTTCTTATCCAAATGTATGGATGcattttaatttgcattttGATCTATAGACTTGCCAGGCCGGTACTCTCAACCAAAGCTCAAACCAGATTTTTCGTTAACAATAGTAAAAAACACACTCTCTCAATCTCCAGATTTCGTGTATAAAGAAAGTCAAAAATTTGTTTCATATTTGATCTTATCTATTGATTTATTAGGGtgttttcaaccaaaattaaatGAGAAGGAAATCTAAAAGATTCATATCACCAATTCACCATATTTATTATTGTTCCTGTACGTGATCAGGATTCAGGCGGCCTGCATAAACTTTCCCCTGTTTCAATCTTTTACTTTCATCAAAGACAAAAATCATCGTCAAAGTAAATGGAAACCCAAGCACTCCTCTGCCTTACCTTggcttttctcttcttctctggtAAGCACCTCTCCCCTTCCTCTGCTTTTGGCCGGCTTTCCTTTCTCTCCATCTTAAGCGTTCTCATTTGACATAACACATGGgttcacttttttctttctagctAGCTGTGCGAGTTATTTTTGTGCTCCATTATAGTATTTCATTCTTACTCCATcaccatatataaataaatgataaagaGGCCaggccttcttttttttcttttttcttttcttgtcgtTAATTTTGGGACCGGATTCTATATATACAATAGGCAGCTCGTATGAGAGCCCGGATCCTACCTTCTTGGACAATTGCCTCGACTGTCCGAACAGGTAGAACTCGGGCATACTCTCACACGACTGTCCTATTGGAGTGCAATAGGGATTAGGGAGagacctcaaaaaaaaaaaaaaataataataataaatttagcCTTTTGGGAGATTAACCGGAAAGAGGTTGAATGTAATACTCTACTTGATATTGTGTGCATGCAGGGACTCACTCAGTAACATTCACAATAAAAAACAACTGCCCCTACACAATATGGCCAGGAACACTGACTGGCGGTGGCCTCCCTCAATTAACACCAACCGGGTTAGAGCTAGCCTCCGGAGCTTCGTTAGCCCTTGACGTTTCTGCTAACTGGTCAGGCCGCATGTGGGCACGAACCCAATGCTCCGATGCCAACGGCAAGTTCAGCTGTGGCACAGCCAACTGTGGCTCTGGACAGGTCACATGCAACGGTGCAGGTGCAATCCCACCAGCCTCACTCGTCGAGTTCACTCTAAATGGCAGCGGTGGACAAGATTTCTACGATGTCAGCCTTGTCGATGGCTTTAACTTGCCCTTGACGATAACCCCAAAAGGCGGCTCGGCTAGTTGCCAAAGCACAAGTTGTCCAGGGAATGTGAACCAGGTTTGCCCTCCGGAGTTGGCTGTGAAAGGGTCTGATGGCAGCTTAATCGTTTGCAAGAGCGCATGTGAGGCTTTCAATCAGTCGCAATACTGTTGCACCGGAGATTTTAGTACCCCAGATAGATGTCCGCCTACACAGTATTCCAAGGTTTTCAAGGATCAGTGCCCTCAGGCTTACAGCTATGCCTACGACGATAAAACTAGCACATTTACGTGCCCCACTGGTGCCAATTATCTTGTCACATTCTGTCCATAAGATCTGGAAGtagttttcttctatttgtataTAGGAAAAGCTACTTCCTCCCATTCACAATAAAATCATACTTAGTTTTAAAGTTAAAtctgtttgattttcttttttttttaatttcttaacatTTCTCGAAATTTGTACAATGGCAAATCGTTGAAAGAATTGAACTGacataatattaaaaaacaaatcaatgatGTAATAATAAGGGATCCTcacatattaaatatttattacattagaaataaaataaaattcacacATATGCTCATGATGAATGAAGGCTTTGGATAACCAGCTCTAAACAACATGTGTCATGCGGTAAAAATTAGGCTCGGCCTACTCAAATTAAATTTGATCTTCCCTGCATATTTTGGTCCCCCTACTTGAAAaatcttatgctccgtttatttcggcctaaaataatttcgtcgtaaaatatgttctaagaagtcatttttcagtgtttgacacGTACAtagggaaaattacaaatattagttatattttcattcaatcata encodes:
- the LOC133873487 gene encoding thaumatin-like protein 1; the encoded protein is METQALLCLTLAFLFFSGTHSVTFTIKNNCPYTIWPGTLTGGGLPQLTPTGLELASGASLALDVSANWSGRMWARTQCSDANGKFSCGTANCGSGQVTCNGAGAIPPASLVEFTLNGSGGQDFYDVSLVDGFNLPLTITPKGGSASCQSTSCPGNVNQVCPPELAVKGSDGSLIVCKSACEAFNQSQYCCTGDFSTPDRCPPTQYSKVFKDQCPQAYSYAYDDKTSTFTCPTGANYLVTFCP